The proteins below are encoded in one region of Pseudoduganella armeniaca:
- a CDS encoding sigma-70 family RNA polymerase sigma factor, which translates to MPYDTPNDPDQLRTWLLGAARRDARAFQALYAATSPKLFGFALRILRKHELAEEALQDAFVSIWHAAGTYQASLAAPMTWMAAIVRNKALDILRRAGNAPDIDAAQFDVEVMNNIEDTGPGPAQSLQASTEARALAQCMAALERAQRQAIGLAFFHDLSHSEVAQQLALPIGTVKTWIRRGLAKLKTCLAREGL; encoded by the coding sequence GTGCCCTACGACACTCCCAACGACCCGGACCAGTTGCGTACGTGGCTGCTCGGCGCGGCCCGGCGCGACGCGCGGGCATTCCAGGCGCTGTACGCGGCCACGTCGCCGAAACTGTTCGGCTTCGCGCTGCGTATATTACGCAAGCACGAGCTGGCCGAGGAGGCGCTGCAAGACGCCTTCGTCTCGATCTGGCACGCCGCCGGCACCTACCAGGCGTCGCTGGCGGCGCCGATGACGTGGATGGCGGCGATCGTGCGCAACAAGGCCCTCGACATCCTGCGCCGCGCGGGCAACGCGCCGGACATCGATGCGGCCCAATTCGACGTGGAAGTCATGAACAATATCGAGGACACGGGCCCGGGCCCGGCCCAATCGCTGCAGGCCAGCACCGAAGCACGCGCGCTGGCGCAGTGCATGGCCGCGCTGGAGCGCGCGCAGCGCCAGGCGATCGGCTTGGCCTTTTTCCATGACCTGTCGCACAGCGAGGTGGCGCAGCAGCTCGCGCTGCCGATCGGCACCGTCAAGACGTGGATCCGGCGAGGCCTGGCGAAGCTGAAGACCTGCCTGGCGCGGGAGGGGCTGTGA
- a CDS encoding anti-sigma factor: MNIRDNPELRDRLAAEYVLGTLKGGARRRFEGWLHGDAALRRLVQEWHGRLVPLGEFSGERAPRARVWRAIERRLHLEPPPKRWQFWHRDPLQWWRTLGLTGTAAATALALVLALQRPAAQVDTVATLTDERAQAALVVTADHRSGVIAVRVLGQTAVPDERTLQLWAITQQGTPRSLGILDDKGAAQLPLNDRALGSDVAMLAISLEPKGGSPNPNAPTGPVLYKGSWVRLL; encoded by the coding sequence GTGAACATCCGCGACAATCCGGAACTGCGCGACCGCCTGGCCGCCGAATACGTGCTGGGCACCCTGAAGGGCGGCGCACGACGCCGCTTCGAAGGCTGGCTGCATGGCGACGCGGCGCTGCGCCGCCTGGTGCAGGAATGGCATGGGCGCCTGGTGCCGCTGGGCGAATTCAGCGGCGAGCGGGCACCGCGCGCACGGGTCTGGCGCGCCATCGAACGGCGCCTGCACCTGGAACCGCCGCCGAAGCGCTGGCAGTTCTGGCACCGCGACCCGCTGCAGTGGTGGCGCACGCTGGGCCTGACCGGCACCGCCGCCGCCACGGCGCTCGCGCTGGTGCTGGCACTGCAGCGACCAGCGGCGCAGGTCGATACGGTAGCGACACTGACGGACGAGCGCGCCCAGGCTGCCCTCGTCGTCACGGCCGACCACCGCAGCGGCGTCATCGCCGTGCGTGTGCTGGGCCAGACCGCCGTGCCGGACGAACGCACACTGCAGCTATGGGCCATCACGCAGCAGGGCACGCCGCGTTCGCTGGGGATCCTGGACGACAAGGGGGCCGCCCAGCTGCCGCTGAATGACCGTGCGCTGGGCAGCGACGTGGCGATGCTGGCCATCAGCCTGGAGCCAAAAGGCGGCTCGCCCAATCCGAATGCGCCGACCGGGCCGGTGCTGTACAAGGGTAGTTGGGTGAGGTTGTTATAA